From a single Bombus terrestris chromosome 17, iyBomTerr1.2, whole genome shotgun sequence genomic region:
- the LOC100649977 gene encoding uncharacterized protein LOC100649977 isoform X1: MKRKERKKQSRNTSIRSKQLQPPGISMDMESSWAAQEIKSNLNNMARFQQKQLQEKEQKLLQLYDQQQQRAYQVVQRGSAGSNSSNHATSISQHTVTKTSSSSHTTSTSQGGKVRQMFDERRQTTVKGIDRSYPLEPLENKSRKQTNGNGVQKNGNLTVNRQSVTVKRVARADVNSNLNGGKPIVSYHEEISRESFGPCARQHQEDDEFGNENHVAQYANGNHRDEARMEEVLDEDMIGRNRMMAKLHLMEYDETLKHRVKNDLESEEFPEDFMVDVPDKLPKQSVTRKLSQAEVRLERFKNANARRGNNVTKNPAIAPKKRSDPIFPAKSTCSGSRMTNTASDRGSNDGKNPASSKSRGKTLVSGNVRETVSLDSGRNVGRTDENPRFFCGESEKSATSHVVGSKTARKLSPDLSEDRIRRSERSAIFNKEKSAIKYPIDSKVARTSTSESLKDKTGKRESRELSSKDAGKSAVTSATGATTVRKLSSEALRDVKDQGDYGKFIDEESEKSATTYATRPKYAERSIREVSEDTKDVKRRSESPKFFCKESERSATTYAIDSKTAEKYTREATKDTRDLKRRSESPKFLSKESEKSATTYTTRPKSAERSIREVSEATKDVKRRSESPKFFCKESERSATTYAIDSKTAEKYTREATKDTRDLKRRSESPKFLSKESEKSATTYATRPKSAERSIREVSEATKDVKRRSESPKFFCKESERSATTYAIDSKTAEKYTREATKDTRDLKRRSESPKFLSKESEKSATTYTTRPKSAERSIREVSEVTKDVKRRSESPKFFCKESERSATTYAIDSKTAEKYTREATKATRDLKRRSESPKFLSKESERSATTYAIDGETSKKFSLEGLKSVKKRSDSPKPTTYAIEPKSAERLIREVSEDIKDVKSRSESPEFFYKQFEKSGTTYATDSKLAGKLARVSLKDIKDVKQRSESPRFFCKESERSATTYAIDAKTNKRFSFEDLKDVKQRSDSPKSTTYAIDSKRVERSIREPSENIKDVKRRSESPRFFCEESGRSAKTYATDRKTANSSKIRTSRSDSPKFLCKESEKSDTAYAMDSTILPTSPNYMKDSKSSVLKIASKNKKDMTNNTIRECTNDAMKRHATYPKRDTISKSSSPEGPKYDVISCAKPEYQTLRKSTETKLPDVFERLTRERSSSPRSFCHDSRRSATTMSTRNRNTESASVSANVIEEMKKKGSESRRVGSGKRDASIIRADESKSPDFAKASSRSCSVSPQYFGLDSDRSASILMVTPETIVKAKTDLVCFEKGEESPTSYVAKGEKLVTNVPREATRGSSTESYDDTAKRFIRSSVSRFFSEQCEGATRNVGPRKLQLTDARTPSQTKSQFDDGRAEKDERTSFVADGSRDSSPRSREIVESREETPEFLRYETEESAIATSLQPKICTDVEQPPKGAHSLKQTVAREITAKSRNLSSNVKDRSSKIPLSVKDHNLTAENANALSRRGSAGVLRSTKLIRDVLQRQSGQDQVDYASPGISNEWEERPRADRMQTETRVDKKVEERAGTPTGRQLAAAGSESCRSVKVDTQIGGIRTPERYVKQEQLRGTYSRSSKGTACEKSSVGKLLTYSVRKPVKQRGSLLKSNIFQQSLRDRDSTNERPVSSKRTTRIASLKKEPAACARSLQSRTKGNAANGKSKSDILKTRSRTASPISASNGKTSSEPVADKRNVDRYDASKRITRTSNESIARGSKGATDVAHRNDETKIPRAGARTARKQSIADERKKGKTSNQAEILKSMQLVRSVTRGSDFAQESRKMVGESVDDGTVRDEQTETRESCSSSTIDIRRSEAGLASIKELSKNYERTDSVESALRRFDSIGTEAESIRGTLERSVESIPKEIRRKSGGSIGRKADSKTISPKALDPPNVNLFAKRTCAGKATTVSRSAMAAAKGRQAEAQETRRQKKLEKARDSIEINRIAIRSRSLSCKRQLFQHTDSSETGSVASRCSIDSLRTVERFSTTSNKKKTCDSVNTASKRFEFSGSDETSTQTIDKAETDNMSTGVGRCSSAKQLRSIEDIRRSIEDESWDRETGQPSTISAVVGSAAKAAGRSKPRRINVNDRAGNRKEICSPGRSVNFTASNDALEDTERSSVKCTMRFSRVAKSPSPETTKETSIRARRNVPASPSKSPDTVARRASSELKAQDTRSTKRPTTMKGTEPIGNRKALTATSTTTKKSADVVDSAILENGLHLRDQTAETKYDNDSPTKKSDALVVDLDEQPAKENDAPLPRKPLLRKQSTEKQITSMQSTRPPSVSSTSGGSPMQGQTSGSRSKMASRAKAPISGSTGYKGSASSRTGGAAAATCYSDALVPCKMCGRRFAQDRVTLHEQICAKTTQKKRKQFDTMMYRVKGTDLEPFVKKGLVKKQVEKSKKPEIKSNWRRKHEDFINAIRSAKQVQAHLAAGGKLSDLPPPPVSDNYDYIQCPHCGRKFNKAAAERHIPKCEHMLHNKPIHSRAPKPRR, translated from the exons ATGAAGcgcaaggaaagaaagaagcaaaGCAGAAATACGTCGATTCGATCGAAACAACTGCAACCCCCCGGAATCTCCATGGACATGGAATCGTCCTGGGCAGCTCAAGAGATCAAGTCCAATCTGAATAACATG GCTCGCTTTCAGCAGAAGCAACTGCAGGAGAAGGAGCAGAAGTTGTTGCAGCTTTACGACCAACAACAGCAACGAGCTTATCAAGTGGTGCAACGAGGCAGCGCCGGCTCCAACAGCTCGAATCATGCTACCTCCATCAGCCAACACACCGTCACAAAGACCTCGAGCAGCAGCCATACAACCTCGACCTCGCAAGGTGGAAAG GTGAGGCAGATGTTCGACGAAAGACGGCAAACGACGGTGAAGGGCATCGACAGAAGCTACCCACTGGAGCCGCTGGAGAACAAATCGCGGAAACAGACGAACGGAAACGGCGTGCAGAAGAACGGAAATTTGACTGTGAACCGACAGTCGGTGACTGTGAAACGAGTAGCCAGGGCTGACGTGAACAGCAATTTGAACGGTGGCAAACCGATCGTCTCGTATCACGAGGAAATCAGTCGAGAATCGTTCGGTCCGTGCGCGCGCCAGCACCAAGAGGACGACGAGTTTGGAAACGAGAACCACGTCGCGCAATATGCGAATGGAAACCATCGAGATGAG GCACGTATGGAGGAAGTTTTGGACGAGGATATGATAGGAAGGAATCGTATGATGGCGAAACTTCATCTGATGGAGTACGACGAGACGTTGAAGCATCGTGTTAAAAACGACCTCGAGAGCGAGGAATTCCCCGAGGACTTTATGGTCGATGTTCCTGACAAGCTTCCAAAACAAAGTGTTACCAGAAAGTTATCTCAAGCGGAGGTCAGGTTGGAACGCTTTAAAAACGCGAACGCGAGGCGTGGTAACAACGTTACGAAGAACCCAGCCATTGCCCCGAAGAAACGATCTGACCCAATATTTCCAGCAAAATCCACTTGCAG CGGCAGCCGAATGACCAACACAGCTTCAGACAGAGGATCGAACGACGGGAAAAATCCTGCAAGTAGCAAATCCAGAGGGAAGACACTGGTCTCTGGAAATGTGAGGGAAACGGTCTCGTTGGATTCCGGGAGAAATGTGGGACGAACAGACGAAAATCCACGGTTCTTCTGCGGAGAGTCCGAGAAGTCTGCCACCTCGCACGTCGTTGGTTCGAAAACCGCGAGGAAATTATCGCCTGATTTGTCTGAAGATAGAATACGAAGAAGCGAAAGGTCTGCGATATTTAATAAAGAGAAATCTGCTATTAAATACCCGATAGACTCGAAGGTTGCAAGAACATCGACATCCGAGTCGCTTAAAGATAAGACAGGGAAAAGGGAAAGTCGCGAATTATCCTCTAAAGATGCTGGAAAATCAGCCGTAACTTCTGCGACTGGCGCAACAACCGTTAGGAAATTGTCTTCTGAAGCTTTAAGAGATGTCAAGGATCAAGGCGATTATGGTAAATTTATCGATGAAGAGTCTGAAAAATCAGCAACGACTTACGCAACTCGTCCAAAGTATGCAGAGAGATCGATTCGTGAAGTTTCCGAAGATACGAAGGACGTTAAGCGACGAAGTGAAAGTCCGAAATTCTTCTGCAAAGAGTCTGAAAGATCAGCAACGACTTACGCGATCGACTCAAAGACTGCAGAAAAGTATACTCGCGAAGCTACGAAAGATACGAGGGACTTGAAACGACGAAGTGAAAGTCCGAAATTCCTCTCCAAAGAGTCTGAAAAATCAGCAACGACTTACACGACTCGTCCAAAGTCTGCAGAGAGATCGATTCGTGAAGTTTCCGAAGCTACAAAGGATGTTAAGCGACGAAGTGAAAGTCCGAAATTTTTCTGCAAAGAGTCTGAAAGATCAGCAACGACTTACGCGATCGACTCAAAGACTGCAGAAAAGTATACTCGCGAAGCTACGAAAGATACGAGGGACTTGAAACGACGAAGTGAAAGTCCGAAATTCCTCTCCAAAGAGTCTGAAAAATCAGCAACGACTTACGCGACTCGTCCAAAGTCTGCAGAGAGATCGATTCGTGAAGTTTCCGAAGCTACGAAGGACGTTAAGCGACGAAGTGAAAGTCCGAAATTCTTCTGCAAAGAGTCTGAAAGGTCAGCAACGACTTACGCGATCGACTCAAAGACTGCAGAAAAGTATACTCGCGAAGCTACGAAAGATACGAGGGACTTGAAACGACGAAGTGAAAGTCCGAAATTCCTCTCCAAAGAGTCTGAAAAATCAGCAACGACTTACACGACTCGTCCAAAGTCTGCAGAGAGATCGATTCGTGAAGTTTCCGAAGTTACAAAGGACGTTAAGCGACGAAGTGAAAGTCCGAAATTCTTCTGCAAAGAGTCTGAAAGATCAGCAACGACTTACGCGATCGACTCAAAGACTGCAGAAAAGTATACTCGCGAAGCTACGAAGGCCACGAGGGACTTGAAACGACGAAGTGAAAGTCCGAAATTCCTCTCCAAAGAGTCTGAAAGATCAGCAACGACTTACGCGATTGACGGAGAAACAAGTAAAAAGTTCTCTCTCGAAGGTTTAAAAAGCGTCAAGAAACGGAGCGACAGTCCAAAACCCACAACTTACGCGATAGAGCCAAAGTCTGCAGAAAGATTGATTCGTGAAGTCTCCGAAGATATAAAGGACGTTAAAAGCCGAAGTGAAAGTCCGGAATTTTTCTACAAACAGTTTGAAAAGTCAGGTACCACTTACGCGACTGATTCAAAGCTCGCAGGAAAATTAGCCCGTGTTTCtttgaaagatataaaagacGTTAAACAACGAAGTGAAAGCCCAAGATTCTTCTGCAAAGAGTCTGAAAGATCAGCTACCACTTATGCGATTGACGCAAAAACGAATAAAAGATTCTCTTTCGAAGATTTAAAAGACGTCAAGCAACGAAGCGATAGTCCAAAATCCACAACTTACGCGATTGACTCAAAACGTGTGGAAAGATCGATTCGTGAACCTTCAGAAAACATAAAAGACGTTAAACGGCGAAGTGAGAGTCCAAGATTCTTCTGCGAAGAGTCTGGAAGATCAGCCAAAACTTACGCAACTGATCGAAAGACTGCTAATTCCTCGAAGATCAGAACATCACGTAGCGATAGTCCGAAATTCCTCTGCAAAGAATCGGAGAAATCAGACACGGCTTATGCGATGGACTCGACAATTCTTCCAACGTCCCCTAATTATATGAAAGACAGTAAGAGCTCCGTATTAAAAATCGCATCAAAGAACAAAAAGGATATGACTAATAACACAATAAGAGAATGCACGAACGACGCCATGAAGAGACACGCTACATATCCCAAACGCGATACAATCAGCAAATCTTCTTCTCCGGAAGGCCCAAAATATGACGTGATATCTTGCGCGAAGCCCGAGTACCAAACTCTACGCAAATCTACCGAAACCAAGTTACCCGACGTTTTCGAGCGTCTAACAAGAGAACGTAGCTCGAGTCCTCGGTCTTTCTGTCATGACAGCAGAAGATCAGCCACGACGATGAGCACCCGCAACAGGAACACCGAGTCCGCCTCTGTATCCGCAAACGTAATcgaggaaatgaaaaagaaaggcaGCGAGAGTCGAAGAGTCGGTTCTGGAAAGCGCGATGCTTCGATAATCCGTGCTGACGAATCGAAATCACCAGACTTCGCGAAAGCATCATCCAGAAGCTGCAGCGTAAGTCCGCAGTACTTCGGCTTGGATTCTGACAGGTCCGCCAGCATCCTGATGGTCACGCCAGAGACCATAGTGAAAGCAAAAACAGATCTAGTGTGCTtcgagaaaggagaagaaagtcCTACGTCATACGTTGCCAAAGGCGAGAAGCTCGTCACGAACGTACCGAGAGAAGCGACAAGAGGATCGTCGACAGAAAGCTACGACGACACGGCGAAACGCTTCATCAGAAGCTCGGTATCACGATTTTTCTCGGAGCAGTGTGAAGGAGCAACGAGAAACGTGGGGCCGAGAAAGCTTCAGCTGACGGACGCCAGAACACCGAGTCAGACGAAGTCGCAGTTCGATGATGGACGAGCTGAGAAGGACGAGAGAACGAGTTTCGTCGCAGACGGCAGTCGTGACTCGTCGCCCAGGTCTCGAGAAATCGTTGAAAGTAGAGAAGAAACGCCAGAATTCTTGCGTTACGAGACAGAAGAGTCCGCCATCGCTACGAGCCTTCAGCCTAAGATTTGTACAGACGTTGAGCAACCGCCCAAAGGTGCGCACTCGCTTAAACAAACAGTTGCGCGTGAGATTACGGCAAAGTCAAGGAATCTATCGAGCAACGTCAAGGACAGATCCTCGAAGATTCCTTTAAGCGTCAAGGACCACAACTTGACAGCCGAAAACGCGAATGCACTTAGCCGTAGAGGGTCCGCCGGTGTTCTACGTTCGACAAAACTGATTCGCGACGTGCTGCAGCGTCAGAGTGGCCAAGATCAGGTGGATTATGCTTCGCCTGGAATATCGAACGAATGGGAAGAGCGACCGAGGGCTGACAGGATGCAGACAGAGACCAGGGTGGACAAGAAAGTTGAGGAAAGAGCTGGGACCCCGACTGGTCGCCAACTTGCGGCCGCGGGATCGGAAAGTTGTAGGTCCGTGAAAGTGGACACGCAGATCGGAGGAATCAGGACTCCTGAACGATACGTAAAACAGGAACAGCTTCGAGGCACTTACTCGAGATCGAGCAAGGGAACAGCCTGCGAGAAGTCGAGCGTTGGAAAGTTGCTGACTTATTCCGTGCGCAAGCCAGTTAAACAGAGAGGATCGTTGCTGAAGTCGAACATTTTCCAGCAATCGCTGAGAGATCGAGATTCAACGAACGAGAGGCCCGTTAGCTCGAAACGTACAACACGAATTGCGTCTCTGAAGAAGGAGCCTGCAGCTTGTGCTCGTAGCTTGCAGAGTCGAACGAAGGGAAACGCGGCGAATGGAAAGAGCAAGAGCGACATTTTGAAGACTCGCAGCCGAACAGCGAGTCCGATCTCAGCAAGCAACGGAAAGACGAGCTCAGAGCCGGTTGCTGATAAGAGGAACGTGGACAGATACGATGCTTCGAAGCGTATAACGCGAACGTCCAACGAATCCATCGCTCGTGGCTCGAAAGGAGCAACTGATGTGGCACATCGAAACGATGAAACCAAAATCCCAAGAGCTGGAGCACGAACTGCCAGGAAGCAGAGTATCGCGGATGAGAGGAAGAAAGGCAAGACGTCTAACCAGGCTGAAATTTTGAAGTCCATGCAGCTCGTTCGCAGTGTTACGAGAGGATCAGACTTTGCGCAGGAATCGCGAAAAATGGTTGGCGAATCAGTCGACGACGGTACAGTCAGAGACGAACAGACTGAAACGAGGGAAAGTTGCAGCTCCTCGACGATCGATATTAGAAGGTCGGAGGCCGGCTTAGCTTCTATAAAGGAACTTTCCAAGAATTACGAGAGAACAGACTCAGTGGAGTCAGCTCTCAGACGTTTCGATTCGATCGGAACTGAGGCTGAATCGATCCGAGGCACGTTAGAACGAAGCGTGGAATCGATACCGAAGGAAATACGAAGGAAATCTGGCGGAAGCATTGGCCGCAAGGCTGACTCAAAGACGATTTCGCCGAAAGCACTTGATCCACCGAATGTAAATCTTTTCGCTAAGAGAACGTGTGCCGGCAAAGCTACGACCGTATCCAGGAGCGCAATGGCCGCCGCTAAAGGAAGACAGGCTGAAGCGCAAGAAACGCGGAGGCAGAAAAAATTGGAGAAAGCCAGAGACTCGATAGAGATCAACCGAATTGCCATAAGATCGAGATCGCTGTCGTGCAAGCGGCAGCTTTTCCAGCACACCGATTCCAGCGAGACTGGAAGCGTTGCATCGAGGTGCAGCATCGATTCCTTGAGAACCGTGGAACGTTTCTCGACGACATCCAATAAGAAGAAAACGTGCGACTCGGTGAATACCGCGTCGAAACGCTTCGAATTCTCTGGCAGCGACGAGACGTCGACGCAAACGATAGACAAAGCAGAAACGGATAACATGTCAACAGGTGTGGGTCGTTGCTCATCGGCGAAGCAACTGAGATCGATCGAGGATATTCGTAGGTCGATCGAGGACGAAAGTTGGGATCGCGAAACGGGGCAACCGTCGACAATATCGGCGGTCGTAGGCAGCGCGGCGAAAGCAGCGGGTCGATCGAAACCTCGTCGAATAAATGTCAATGATCGCGCTGGAAATAGAAAAGAGATATGTTCGCCGGGGCGGTCGGTGAACTTTACCGCGAGCAACGACGCTTTAGAGGATACGGAGCGTTCGTCTGTAAAGTGTACGATGCGTTTCTCCAGGGTCGCGAAAAGTCCGAGCCCGGAGACGACCAAGGAAACGAGCATCCGTGCGAGAAGAAACGTCCCAGCGTCGCCGTCCAAAAGTCCGGACACGGTCGCTAGG CGTGCGTCGAGCGAGTTGAAAGCTCAAGACACAAGATCGACGAAACGGCCAACGACTATGAAAGGCACAGAGCCAATTGGAAACAGGAAGGCGTTGACGGCAACGAGCACAACTACGAAAAAATCAGCGGACGTGGTCGATAGCGCTATTCTCGAGAATGGTCTGCATTTACGAGACCAAACTGCCGAAACGAAATACGATAACGACTCGCCCACGAAGAAAAGCGACGCTCTGGTCGTCGACTTGGACGAGCAACCGGCGAAGGAAAACGACGCTCCACTTCCGCGGAAGCCGCTCTTACGAAAACAGTCCACCGAG AAACAGATTACTTCCATGCAATCAACACGGCCACCATCTGTTTCGTCCACATCTGGTGGTAGCCCCATGCAAGGTCAGACTTCCGGTTCTAGAAGCAAAATGGCTTCGAGAGCAAAGGCGCCAATTTCCGGTTCAACAGGATACAAAGGATCAGCTTCTAGCAGAACCGGTGGAGCCGCGGCAGCGAC ATGTTACAGTGACGCTCTGGTTCCTTGCAAAATGTGTGGCCGCCGTTTCGCTCAAGATCGAGTAACACTTCACGAGCAAATTTGCGCGAAAACGACTcagaaaaagaggaaacaatTCGATACGATGATGTATCGCGTAAAAGGCACCGATCTCGAACCGTTCGTGAAAAAAGGACTTGTGAAAAAACAAGTGGAG AAATCGAAGAAGCCGGAGATAAAGTCGAACTGGCGGCGCAAACACGAGGATTTCATTAACGCCATACGCTCGGCCAAGCAAGTACAAGCACACCTGGCCGCAGGAGGCAAGCTCAGCGATTTGCCACCACCGCCGGTTAGCGATAACTACGATTACATTCAGTGTCCCCACTGCGGAAGAAAATTCAATAAGGCCGCCGCCGAGCGTCACATTCCCAAATGCGAACACATGTTACACAATAAGCCGATACACTCGCGAGCGCCGAAACCAAGGCGTTAA